The DNA sequence GGGTCCAGGCCATCGTCCAGCTTATAGAGTTAGAGAGGCTGGGTAGGGCGTCTTCAAGAGTCTACGACGAGCTCCATACGGATTTGTCGGGAGTAGATAAGTGGCTTGAGGAGCAAGCTTCAAAGATAGTGTTCAGAGGGCTACATAATAGGCGTAGGTACGTCTTACCCAACGGGCAGGAGGTAGAAGTAGTTAGGCCCTTCCATGGGAAATTCTGCATGGGGTGCACGAGGCTGAGGCTGACCGCCGATGGGAGGGTGAGGCCGTGTTTAATGAGGAGGGATAACGAGGTCCCAGTGCTCGATGAACTAAACGCGGGGAGGGTCGATAGAGTAGTCGAGAAGCTTAGAGAGGCCCTTGAGCTAAGAGAGCCGTACTTCACCCAGTAGCTTAGTAAGCGCTTCGACGTTCTCGGGGTGAGTCGACCTCCTACGCTTATCTACGTAAAGGCCTAGCTCCCTAGCCTTCTCTACGCTAAGGCCTGCCTCCTTGAGCTCGCTTAAGCTAAACCCTCTCCCCTGTCTAGGCCTTACTACAGCCTGGCCGCGGCTCACGTTCCTAGGTGTCCTGACAATCGCCTTAGGAAGCCCAGCCCCCTTAGACATGTGGATTAGTCAGAGTACGAGAGGACTTTAACCATTTCGTCAGTAAGCCCAAGCCACTTAGCTACCCCCTTACCCATTGGCGTACTCAACAGGACGCTTAAGAAGGGCAGTATCTCAGTCCTAGCCCCCCTCCTCGAGGTGTGGCACTTGGAGGCAATTAACGCTAATGCGGCCTCCCTCATCTCCCTAGACTTCTTCGTCTGCGACATCAACAATATCTTCCTAGGGAACTGGTACTTTACGAACTTGTACTTGCTCCTCCTAGCCATCGCCACCCCGGCAGTCATTAAGTCGAAGAAGTAGCGAAGTAGCTCCCAGCGCTGCTTGCGCTTGGCCATCCCTAAGTAGACGTCGGCCATGGAGAGGGCGTCGTAGGCCCTAGCTAGCTCTTCAGGGTCCTCGTACTGAAGCGGGAGGTTTTCGTGGATCCATTGAAGCAGCGTTTCATAGTCTATGAGGGAGCTAGATATCGCCTCCTTAGCCTCTTTGGCTGTTCTAGCCGCAAAGATCATTCTAAGCACGTCAAAGGTTCCATACTGCCTATCGCGAGCCCTCAGGAACTCTACATCCTCGACTGTTAGAGAAGCGCGCCCCTGGGCTACTGCCTGTAGGTCGTTAATAGCCGACCTAACGTCCCCTTCTGACAGGTCGGCTATGATCTTGAGGGCCCTGTCGTCGGCCTTAACCCCCTCAGCTCGACATATCTTTCGTAGTAGAGGCACTATTTGCGTGGACCTGACTTTGTTAAATCTTATCATTAGGCAGGCTTCGCGGAGGGCTCTGAGCTTAGGGTCCCAGGGGTCGTTGGCAGCCAGTACTACTGGTACCTTGCTCTCTTTAATTATGTCCATGACCGCCTCGACCCCCCCTACATCCTCGTCCTCCATGATGCCATCGACCTCGTCTACGAATATCAGGCGCCCGCGCTGTCCAAAAAGAGTCCCGTACTGTGAGGCTGGGCCTAGGGCTCGCCTAATGGCCTCCCCAGTCCTAACATCGCTGGCGTTCAGCTCAATGAGTTCAAGGCTGAGTTCTTGGGCAGCCACCTCGACAGTCACGGTTTTTCCAGTGCCAGGAGGGCCGTAGAGAAGGGCTGCTTGAGAGCCAGGCCTCCACTTCTTAAGCCAATCCACAAACTGCTGGACTGCGTCCTGGTTGCCTATTATGTCAGCGAGCCTCTTAGGCCTATACTTATCGATCCAGAGCGGCTGGCTTCTAGCTGAGCTCAAGGGGGTCCCCTAGCTAGGCCTTGGTCTGTCTTAACGCTAAGCCAAACTTGACTAGTTGAGCTAGTAAGCTCGATAGCTGAATGTCGTCGCTCGCCCCGTCTACTAGGCGGTGATCTATTTCCCCAACTAAGTTAGCCAGCTCAGCTTTAGCCTCCTCAGGTATCTTTAAGTTGAAGATCTCAGAGTGAACCTGCCTCACGATGTCAGGGCCGGAGAGCCCGTACTCCATCATTAGCTTGTAGAGGGTCCCTCGCGCCTCTAAGAACTTTCCCGCCAGGGCTTTCTCTACCATCTCGCGCACTTCTCTCGGAGTAGCTCTACCCACTACGCGGTACACAGCTCTCTCATCAACGGCGCTGCCCATGGCGGCAGCGGCCTGGAGGGCGTTAATAGCTTTGCGCAAATCCCCACCAGAGACCTCCCAAAGGGCCTCAATACCATCCTTAGTTAACTTCACGCCCTCCTTCTCAGCTATAAACTTGACCCTATTTACAACGTCTTCCTTAGAGAGGAGGGAGAACCTGAACATAGCACACCTAGACTGTATGGGTTCAATAATCTTAGAGCTATAGTTAGCTATTAATAGGAACCTCGTCGTCCTCCAGAACATCTCCATGATCCTCCTAAGGCTCCACTGCGCCTCCGCGGTCATAGCGTCGCACTCGTCTAGGATAATTACCTTGAACGGCACGTCGCCCATTGACGCCGTTCTAGCGTAGCCCTTCACCCTCTCCCTTATCGTCTGGATCCCCCTCTCATCGCTCGCGTTGAGCTCCAGTACGTTCTGCCTCCAGTTCTCACCGTACAGCTCGTAGACAAGACAGAGGGCTGCGGTCGTCTTCCCAGTCCCCGGGGGTCCGACGAAGAGAAGGTGTGGTATATTCTTCGCCTTAACAAATTGCTTAAGCCTCTCCACAGCCTCCTTCTGGTTGACAATGTCATTAAGCACGCGTGGGCGATACTTCTCAATCCATAGCTCCAGTGCTTCACTGCTCAATGACAGCCCCTCTAAGACCAGGATAGTATGTAAGCAAGCTAATAAGGCTAGCCTTAAGTAGTACGCCGCTGTACTGTTACCTGTAGCCATGTAACCATGTCCGGGGCCTCTGTTAAGCGCTCAGCACTCCCCCTCCTTATTGAGGAGGTTAAAGTAGAGGTCACTAAGCCGCTCCCTGAGATTTTAGAAACCAGGCCCCTACACATGCTCCCCGTGGGGGCTATGATAGAGGTCCCTCGCTGGCTAGCCTCCATACTGGAGGAGGAGGGCTACGTTAAGGTGCTAAGCGACGTTAGCTTAGACCTACAGTGGCTATCTAAGCTCTCATGGAGAGAAGAGCGCTCACCTAGCCCCGTCGAGGTAGACGAGGCCCTCTACCCTAAGATAAGAGAGCTTCTAGAGCGCCTAGGAAGAGAGGCTTCTACAAGCATAGAGGCACACACAGCTAAGAAGCAGGCTGAGGTCAAGGTGCTAGATATAGTTAGATGTAGGCTACAGAAGATCGTCCAGGCAGCCGTGTCCCCCTCAGTACCTAAGGGGCTACTAGACAACTTAACCCCAGAGGAGAAGATGCTGTTTGAGAAACTTAGGTGGATAGTTGATGGGTGGACGTCTAAGATAAGGGCCGGCTGAGGGGTGAAATTGGAGCTCGACGTTAGATCTGAGTTCGTGGAGTTCTACAAGACCTTCCGGGGGGAGAAGGGGGGGTTTAAGTACAGGGACAAGATAAGCGAGCTACCGCTCACCGGGGCCACGTCGCTAGTAGTAGACTTCGACGACTTACTATCTTTCAACTCCGACCTCGCAGCTCAACTAATAGACGCGCCCCGTTCAGTAATAGACGCGGCCTCGAGGGCCATCCTGGACGTCATGAGGGTGGAGAGCCCAGCCTACGCTGAGCGCGTTAAGCAGTTTCAAGCTAGATTCCGTAAGCTTCCAGAACTAACGTCTATTAGGAAGATAAGATCCCACCTCTTTAACCGCTTGGTAGCGGTTGAGGGCATCTTAACTAGAGCCACCGGCGTAAAGCATAGGCTGACGGAGGCTGTGTTTAGGTGCCGGAGGTGCGATGAGCGCATTAGGGTGCCCCAGACTGAACGATACCTAGTTACTCCTACACAGTGCACAAACCCTGAGTGCGGCTCTAAGCCCGGCCCCTTCGACCTAGTCCTTGAGGAGAGCTCCTTCATAGACTGGCAGAGGCTAACGATCCAAGAGAAGCCTGAGGAGCTCCCTCCAGGACAGCTGCCTCGTAGCATCGAGGCCATAGCCAGCGGGGACTTAGTTGATGCCGTGCGCCCAGGGGATCGCGTAGTAGCAGTGGGCATATTAGAGTTCATTCACGAAAGCACCCCTCGTGGCAAGCTCACCTCCTTCTCATCGTTCTTAGACCTAAACTTCATAGAAGTCTCGGAGAAAGGGGTAGAGGAGGTAGAAATAACGCCGGAGGACGAGACGAAGATACGGGAGGCAGCCAAGGACCCATCGATCGTAGAGAAAGTGGTTAGATCCATCGCCCCGTCGATATACGGCATGGACGAAGTGAAGGAGGCCATAGCCTACCTGCTCTTCGGAGGGGAGCCTAAGGTGCTTCCAGATGGCATGAGGATTAGGGGTGATGTCCACGTCCTCTTAGTAGGCGACCCCGGCACGGCCAAGAGCCAGCTGCTTCAGTACGTGGCGAGGCTAGCCCCTAGGGGCATATATACTTCAGGAAAAGGGTCTACGGCGGCAGGGCTAACCGCCACGGTGGTTCGTGATAAAGCGGTCGGAGACTTCTACTTAGAAGCTGGGGCCTTAGTGTTAGCCGACGGTGGGGTAGCGGCTATCGATGAGATCGACAAGATGCGGGCCGAGGACAGGATAGCGATACACGAGGCTATGGAGCAGCAGACCGTCAGCATAGCTAAGGCAGGGATAGTGGCTACGCTTAACGCTAGAACCTCGATACTAGCTGCCGCTAACCCGGCCTACGGGAGGTATGCTCCTCAAAGACCAGTGGCTGAGAACATAAACCTCCCGGTCACGATACTATCGCGCTTCGACTTCATCTTCATCCTCACTGACAAGCCCGACCCAACGAAGGACGCAGAGAAGGCTGACTACGTACTTAAGCTTAGATCTTCACCCACACCGGTGCTAAGCGTACCCTTCAGCCCTGACTTCCTTCGTAAGCACATCGCCTACGCTAGGCGCCACGTCCACCCGAAGCTATCGAGCGAGGCCATGGAGAAAATAAAATCCTTCTTCCTAGAGCTTAGAGCTAAAGGAGAGCCCCCGGACGCCCCCGTGCCAATAACGCTTCGCCAACTAGAGTCACTAGTCAGAGCGGCAGAAGCAAGAGCTAGAATAGCGCTCCGTGACATAGCCACTGTTGAGGATGCAGAGGCGGCCATAAGGCTGCTCCAAGCAATGTTGAGGCAGGTTGGCTACGATAGGGTATCGAAGTCCATAGACATAGACTTGATAATGGTCGGAAAGCCGAAGTCTCAGCAGGAGAGGTTCATTAAGCTAGTCGACGTAATCACTGAGCTTGAGCGCGAGGCAAGCGGAATGCCTGTGAGCAAGGAGGCCATTTTAAAGCGAGCTGAAGAAGAGGGCCTAGAGGGAGAGTTCGTCGAGAAGGCGCTGAGGCAGCTGATCAAGGAAGGTACGCTATATTCACCTCGCGATGGATACTATAAGCGCGCTTAGAAAAATGAGCCCTAGGCATAGGCCTAAGAATACCTGCTCTAGCAGGATCGTGGAGGTGGAGGTGCCTAGGCATAAAGGTAGACGAGCTCCACGAGCTCCCTATTGAGGCTAGAAAGTACCTGAGGGAGCAAGGTATCGAGGAGCTATACCCACCGCAGGTCGAGGCCGTTAAGAGGGGGCTGTTGAGGGGCGCACACCTAGTCTTAGCCGTACCTACTGCCGCCGGCAAGACCTTAGTCGGACTCATGTCCATGCTCAAGAAGACCATAGAAGGCCGTGGCAAGGCCCTGTACATGGTCCCCCTGAAGGCAATAGCTTCAGAGAAGTATGAAGAGTTCTCTAGCTTAGAGTCCCTAGGCTTAAAGGTAGCAGTGTCCACGGGTGACTACGATAGCAGCGACCCGTGGCTATCTAGGTACGACATAATCGTAGCGACTAACGAGAAGGTCGATAGCCTAATTAGGCATGGGGCGGGCTGGCTCGAAGACGTGGGCGTTGTCGTAGCTGATGAAATACACTTACTAGGTGATGCCTCACGCGGCCCAACGCTAGAAGTCGTGCTAGCTAGGCTTAAGAAAACGTGTCGCGAGGCTCAGTTCATCGCGCTGAGCGCCACTATAAGGAATGCTAGAGAGATAGCTTCATGGCTAGGCGCTGAAGTTGTAGAGAGCTCGTGGAGACCGGTGCCCCTTAAGACGGGGGTCTACTTAGACGGCCGGGTACTCTTCAACGACGGTACAGTGCTCGAGGCCCCAATGCCTAAAGGCATAGACCCAGCCTCGGGGCTTGCCTATCAGGCAATTAGAGGCGGAGGCCAGGCGTTGGTATTTAATAACACTCGCCAGTCCTCAATAGCTTATGCTGAGCGCGTAAAAAGCCTAGTAG is a window from the Candidatus Nezhaarchaeota archaeon genome containing:
- a CDS encoding DNA replication complex GINS family protein, which translates into the protein MSGASVKRSALPLLIEEVKVEVTKPLPEILETRPLHMLPVGAMIEVPRWLASILEEEGYVKVLSDVSLDLQWLSKLSWREERSPSPVEVDEALYPKIRELLERLGREASTSIEAHTAKKQAEVKVLDIVRCRLQKIVQAAVSPSVPKGLLDNLTPEEKMLFEKLRWIVDGWTSKIRAG
- a CDS encoding replication factor C small subunit; its protein translation is MSLSSEALELWIEKYRPRVLNDIVNQKEAVERLKQFVKAKNIPHLLFVGPPGTGKTTAALCLVYELYGENWRQNVLELNASDERGIQTIRERVKGYARTASMGDVPFKVIILDECDAMTAEAQWSLRRIMEMFWRTTRFLLIANYSSKIIEPIQSRCAMFRFSLLSKEDVVNRVKFIAEKEGVKLTKDGIEALWEVSGGDLRKAINALQAAAAMGSAVDERAVYRVVGRATPREVREMVEKALAGKFLEARGTLYKLMMEYGLSGPDIVRQVHSEIFNLKIPEEAKAELANLVGEIDHRLVDGASDDIQLSSLLAQLVKFGLALRQTKA
- a CDS encoding ribosomal protein L13e, with amino-acid sequence MSKGAGLPKAIVRTPRNVSRGQAVVRPRQGRGFSLSELKEAGLSVEKARELGLYVDKRRRSTHPENVEALTKLLGEVRLS
- a CDS encoding replication factor C large subunit is translated as MSSARSQPLWIDKYRPKRLADIIGNQDAVQQFVDWLKKWRPGSQAALLYGPPGTGKTVTVEVAAQELSLELIELNASDVRTGEAIRRALGPASQYGTLFGQRGRLIFVDEVDGIMEDEDVGGVEAVMDIIKESKVPVVLAANDPWDPKLRALREACLMIRFNKVRSTQIVPLLRKICRAEGVKADDRALKIIADLSEGDVRSAINDLQAVAQGRASLTVEDVEFLRARDRQYGTFDVLRMIFAARTAKEAKEAISSSLIDYETLLQWIHENLPLQYEDPEELARAYDALSMADVYLGMAKRKQRWELLRYFFDLMTAGVAMARRSKYKFVKYQFPRKILLMSQTKKSREMREAALALIASKCHTSRRGARTEILPFLSVLLSTPMGKGVAKWLGLTDEMVKVLSYSD
- a CDS encoding minichromosome maintenance protein MCM, giving the protein MKLELDVRSEFVEFYKTFRGEKGGFKYRDKISELPLTGATSLVVDFDDLLSFNSDLAAQLIDAPRSVIDAASRAILDVMRVESPAYAERVKQFQARFRKLPELTSIRKIRSHLFNRLVAVEGILTRATGVKHRLTEAVFRCRRCDERIRVPQTERYLVTPTQCTNPECGSKPGPFDLVLEESSFIDWQRLTIQEKPEELPPGQLPRSIEAIASGDLVDAVRPGDRVVAVGILEFIHESTPRGKLTSFSSFLDLNFIEVSEKGVEEVEITPEDETKIREAAKDPSIVEKVVRSIAPSIYGMDEVKEAIAYLLFGGEPKVLPDGMRIRGDVHVLLVGDPGTAKSQLLQYVARLAPRGIYTSGKGSTAAGLTATVVRDKAVGDFYLEAGALVLADGGVAAIDEIDKMRAEDRIAIHEAMEQQTVSIAKAGIVATLNARTSILAAANPAYGRYAPQRPVAENINLPVTILSRFDFIFILTDKPDPTKDAEKADYVLKLRSSPTPVLSVPFSPDFLRKHIAYARRHVHPKLSSEAMEKIKSFFLELRAKGEPPDAPVPITLRQLESLVRAAEARARIALRDIATVEDAEAAIRLLQAMLRQVGYDRVSKSIDIDLIMVGKPKSQQERFIKLVDVITELEREASGMPVSKEAILKRAEEEGLEGEFVEKALRQLIKEGTLYSPRDGYYKRA
- the moaA gene encoding GTP 3',8-cyclase MoaA: GIDRVKLTGGEPLIRRDVVDFVRTAASTSGIAEVSMTTNGTLLAKLASSLANAGLRRVNVNVPSLRPERYRFITGCDLLDEVKDGVKKAADAGLNPVKLNVVVLRGINEDELQDFIDFASRVQAIVQLIELERLGRASSRVYDELHTDLSGVDKWLEEQASKIVFRGLHNRRRYVLPNGQEVEVVRPFHGKFCMGCTRLRLTADGRVRPCLMRRDNEVPVLDELNAGRVDRVVEKLREALELREPYFTQ